The following are from one region of the Hydrogenimonas sp. SS33 genome:
- a CDS encoding translocation/assembly module TamB domain-containing protein: protein MGRLYVFLATLLQGVLIVAGTLAFILLHPAFTDYVAQKALRDNGIGYKKIEGSLLTGITVEGIAYGRFFRARKVSIDYRIWRLLSPVPTIDGVLIVDPVINPNRLPKRQAKSGDTNTTMPWLPPIVLERVDIERVKVRLPQTVEGTIHARKIRYYEEDVTIPKIELEVTSPYAGGRMEGSYEKRILTLDGKAWPSRRYRALAEKSLAAVPESLPIALKLDSNGVEVKTRLPSPIRSREGNATLSRLHLAARYHFGPGYMDAGACYRIESPALEADINETFLLADTLAYATKLEARVRKTTLPLPSMRFDGVVSGDREVMAADVWLKPFHLKAFTTDYGRFALHIASSPHRLDYIRGLPELFRHQSISLEGNATATLTPTPRLEGLVVVDGNFSRSKSYVEVAERSLLVRSEVVPKELDKGIWAVLPDIFKSDIHTYIYDAPDNKVLDVATRDAYLTLFEEGQKIEGWANIGSLSLDAKGRASPETVDMNFTTRIDSLYALMEEFGIKSAVTVDAEVSSRINVHIGKRFEIGYETKIPWYLVQPDSQHVYYGLNSRLVGTLKGRVATIDSYDIGIMDRHFKQERPSEFVLDENMTLHIRKLAVLNSGTLHGTVDLERAEGHIALDGGGIRYSGPEGNLTCNAHLTADFNSSALDAEGEVKLLGDTLITYLPKKEYTVTDEDIVIIQDIREPGKTATTLDIHIYADKPIHYRIPMVKVDLKPDVTLWKEAEKPMGLLGIVRVTGGEIDTEGKTFEILPSEIYFAGNWPINPYLDLRVGYRFDYMKFTIYVSHTLSDPVFYFSSEPPMSQNDILSYILFGTPADESFQGGKGGSSSVATMILGLGIKNAIGSATGIHFDTFNILQTEEGGYGIEIGKRIGKNLRIIYRNDSLSSFILQYNVSQSVRVTVDTHETGQGVNILYIRDMRSPKWFNRVEPR from the coding sequence ATGGGCAGGCTCTATGTTTTTCTGGCGACACTGCTGCAGGGGGTGTTGATCGTTGCGGGGACGCTCGCTTTCATCCTTCTGCATCCCGCTTTCACCGACTACGTGGCCCAAAAAGCGCTCCGGGATAACGGCATCGGCTACAAAAAGATCGAAGGGTCTCTTCTGACGGGCATCACCGTCGAGGGGATCGCCTACGGCCGCTTTTTTCGCGCCCGGAAAGTCTCCATCGACTACCGCATATGGCGGCTCCTCTCTCCCGTGCCCACTATCGACGGCGTCCTCATCGTGGACCCCGTCATCAACCCGAACCGTCTGCCGAAGCGACAAGCCAAAAGCGGTGACACCAACACCACGATGCCCTGGCTGCCGCCGATTGTCCTGGAGAGGGTCGACATCGAAAGGGTGAAGGTCCGCCTGCCCCAAACCGTCGAAGGGACGATCCACGCGAGGAAGATCCGCTACTACGAAGAGGATGTGACGATTCCGAAGATCGAATTGGAAGTGACTTCACCCTATGCCGGCGGGCGTATGGAGGGGTCCTATGAAAAGCGCATACTTACTCTCGACGGAAAAGCCTGGCCTTCGCGGCGCTACAGGGCCCTTGCCGAAAAAAGCCTCGCCGCCGTGCCCGAAAGCCTGCCCATCGCGTTGAAACTTGACAGCAACGGCGTGGAAGTGAAGACCCGGCTTCCGTCGCCCATACGTAGCAGGGAGGGGAACGCCACCCTATCGCGCCTGCACCTGGCGGCCCGGTACCACTTCGGCCCCGGATACATGGATGCCGGCGCCTGTTACCGAATCGAGTCGCCGGCGCTGGAAGCGGATATCAACGAAACCTTCCTGCTGGCCGATACCCTCGCCTACGCCACGAAACTGGAGGCGCGCGTACGAAAGACGACCCTGCCCCTTCCTTCGATGCGATTCGACGGGGTCGTTTCGGGTGACAGAGAGGTGATGGCGGCGGATGTGTGGTTGAAACCCTTTCACCTGAAAGCTTTCACCACCGACTACGGCCGCTTCGCCCTGCATATCGCCTCTTCTCCCCATCGCCTCGACTACATCCGCGGCCTGCCCGAACTCTTCCGTCACCAAAGTATCTCGCTGGAAGGCAACGCCACCGCCACCCTTACGCCGACACCCCGCCTGGAGGGGTTGGTCGTCGTAGACGGCAACTTCTCACGCTCCAAATCCTATGTGGAGGTGGCGGAGCGTTCCTTGCTCGTGCGCTCCGAAGTGGTCCCCAAAGAGCTCGACAAAGGGATCTGGGCCGTACTGCCCGATATTTTCAAATCGGACATCCACACCTATATCTACGACGCACCCGACAACAAGGTGCTGGATGTGGCGACCCGCGACGCCTACCTGACACTCTTCGAAGAGGGGCAGAAGATCGAAGGATGGGCGAACATCGGCTCCCTGAGCCTGGATGCCAAAGGGCGGGCCTCCCCCGAAACGGTCGACATGAACTTCACGACCCGCATCGACTCCCTCTACGCCCTCATGGAAGAGTTCGGCATTAAAAGTGCCGTCACCGTCGATGCGGAGGTGTCGAGCCGGATCAATGTCCACATCGGCAAGCGTTTCGAAATCGGTTATGAAACGAAGATCCCCTGGTATCTGGTGCAACCCGATTCCCAGCACGTCTATTACGGGCTGAACTCCCGCCTCGTGGGTACCCTCAAAGGCAGGGTCGCCACCATCGACAGCTACGACATCGGCATCATGGACCGACACTTCAAACAGGAAAGGCCCTCCGAATTCGTCCTGGACGAAAACATGACCCTCCACATCAGGAAACTGGCGGTACTGAACAGCGGCACCCTTCACGGCACCGTCGACCTGGAGAGGGCCGAGGGACACATCGCCCTGGATGGCGGCGGCATCCGCTACAGCGGCCCCGAAGGGAACCTCACCTGCAACGCCCACCTCACCGCCGACTTCAACAGCTCCGCCCTCGACGCCGAGGGAGAGGTGAAACTGCTGGGCGATACCCTGATTACCTACCTGCCCAAAAAGGAGTATACGGTCACCGACGAGGATATTGTCATCATCCAGGACATCAGGGAGCCCGGCAAAACCGCCACGACGCTCGATATTCACATCTATGCCGACAAACCTATCCATTACCGCATTCCGATGGTCAAAGTGGACCTCAAACCCGACGTGACACTCTGGAAAGAGGCGGAAAAGCCGATGGGGCTGCTTGGCATCGTGCGTGTTACGGGCGGTGAGATCGACACGGAGGGGAAAACCTTCGAGATACTGCCTTCGGAGATCTACTTCGCGGGAAACTGGCCCATCAACCCCTACCTCGACCTGCGTGTCGGCTACCGCTTCGACTACATGAAATTCACAATCTACGTCAGCCACACCCTCTCCGACCCCGTCTTCTACTTCTCCTCGGAACCTCCCATGAGCCAGAACGACATTCTCAGCTATATCCTCTTCGGCACACCTGCCGACGAGTCGTTCCAGGGAGGCAAAGGCGGCTCCTCCTCGGTGGCCACAATGATCCTGGGGCTGGGAATCAAGAATGCCATCGGTTCCGCCACCGGCATCCATTTCGACACCTTCAACATCCTCCAAACCGAAGAGGGGGGGTACGGCATCGAAATCGGCAAGCGGATCGGAAAGAACCTGCGCATCATCTACCGCAACGACTCCCTTTCGAGCTTCATCCTCCAATACAACGTCTCCCAAAGCGTGCGTGTCACCGTCGACACCCACGAAACGGGCCAGGGGGTCAATATCCTTTATATCCGGGACATGAGGAGCCCCAAATGGTTCAACCGCGTGGAACCTCGATAA
- a CDS encoding sulfatase-like hydrolase/transferase has translation MKRFLFNLFIAAGFSLLFALAEWGVTGETAFSQWALDFAVLLLLTFFRGWQMLLALWIILETIQLSFFSYFRRFADATDMKLFFSHISETLESLFALLHLFLTPFAMGIAGLSALFLIRRLPCVRWRDSRWKKGAVFSFFLLIMFNMNPAFRLGVSLVQALLPVKETGTATTDIPSFHAPLHEANLSIFLVIGESLPCSSFVLERFREAGMPARCIVSGATNTDVSVPLLLCGIDDPRHLKEAKSANLFYLASQNGMKTVFISMQSPKALQYINPYLCRGCLDTYVATPRTKLPPDYDDKLVGYLKSGTDRPVFMVMQMIGEHSPYIYFPGPKSDNPAQNYKKAVDYTVSVLERMLHVLRERKRPWLFLFTSDHGEFSGEKGRFGHNTFDPRIYRVPMILASNVALPEAIGEIACHRDLYRLIRTMMGYEKAYRPHGGPCIVNGTMQDRQDGFIEVPRG, from the coding sequence ATGAAACGTTTTCTTTTCAACCTATTCATCGCGGCAGGTTTCTCGCTTCTTTTCGCGCTGGCCGAATGGGGGGTGACGGGAGAAACCGCTTTCAGCCAGTGGGCGCTCGATTTCGCGGTCTTGCTGCTGCTCACCTTCTTCCGGGGCTGGCAGATGCTTTTGGCTCTTTGGATAATTTTGGAGACGATCCAACTCTCCTTCTTCTCCTATTTCAGGCGATTTGCCGATGCGACGGACATGAAACTCTTTTTTAGCCACATCTCGGAAACGCTGGAGAGTCTATTTGCCCTGTTGCATCTCTTTCTCACCCCCTTCGCCATGGGCATTGCGGGGCTTTCGGCACTCTTTTTGATTCGGCGGCTACCTTGCGTAAGATGGCGCGACAGCAGATGGAAAAAGGGCGCCGTTTTTTCCTTTTTTCTTTTGATAATGTTTAATATGAACCCGGCTTTTAGGCTGGGAGTCTCACTGGTGCAAGCGCTGCTGCCGGTTAAAGAGACGGGAACCGCCACCACTGACATTCCTTCCTTCCACGCCCCGCTTCATGAGGCCAACCTCTCCATCTTCCTGGTCATCGGCGAGAGTCTGCCATGCTCCTCTTTCGTTTTGGAAAGGTTTCGTGAGGCCGGCATGCCCGCCCGGTGCATCGTCAGCGGGGCGACCAACACCGATGTCTCCGTCCCGCTGCTGCTATGCGGCATCGACGACCCGAGACACCTGAAGGAGGCAAAAAGCGCCAACCTCTTTTATCTCGCCAGCCAGAACGGCATGAAGACGGTATTCATCTCCATGCAGAGTCCCAAGGCGCTACAATACATCAACCCCTATCTTTGCAGGGGGTGCCTGGATACCTATGTGGCCACACCCAGGACGAAACTGCCGCCCGACTACGACGACAAACTGGTCGGTTACCTGAAAAGTGGAACCGACCGGCCCGTTTTCATGGTGATGCAGATGATAGGCGAGCACTCCCCCTACATCTATTTCCCGGGTCCCAAAAGCGATAACCCTGCACAAAACTACAAAAAAGCGGTCGATTACACCGTGTCGGTACTCGAAAGGATGCTTCACGTTCTGCGGGAGAGGAAGCGGCCCTGGCTCTTTCTCTTTACCTCCGACCACGGGGAGTTCAGCGGGGAAAAGGGACGTTTCGGCCACAACACCTTCGACCCCCGCATCTACAGGGTGCCGATGATTCTCGCCTCCAATGTGGCGTTGCCCGAAGCGATCGGTGAAATCGCCTGCCACCGGGACCTCTACCGGTTGATTCGTACGATGATGGGGTATGAAAAAGCGTATCGCCCGCACGGAGGCCCCTGCATTGTCAACGGCACGATGCAGGACCGTCAGGATGGATTTATCGAGGTTCCACGCGGTTGA
- a CDS encoding TonB-dependent receptor has product MKKLLLPGIALLLAWQGGTESLRADNSIESLLSSYRKASDLSRKTKDENAGFVVVYTRDDLERMQVYRLSDLIKTMRLIRYDINSFGLTDPLENNPIFYSSDQIKVYVNEHEITSGISGSGLLFYGNIDMGMFDHVEIYYGAPILDISTEPASAVIKLYTKNPERELGGNLQARIGARKTQELSLSHAMVFDQWSYFAYAEEAENNFRHTEHLGSSVSRDYSQQHLYFDLHRQNHRVELEYLGQKHDPFTAQSMEITPQKGSFTMPTYRLSYSGDWLGKEMHLDLSYVHSKIDMDMSSFSPFWGELLAPFVCDPSAHASPSDFSLNADSDLFTAKGYYRHRWDAHLFKVGLVYRYKHGKIGEYRFNDSEAPDSKASFNIYSIYLQDQISLEESAMLSVSLKFNWYDYSRHDEATAEDYRKCPTMKNGDVDDSLKTWQGRVGYNKIFDNHWYFKTFLTHTEYPTQLYELTMHNAQFDSTKNDSLAAEIKFSHNGDTARVTGRYTYARDAMIVMNLEDLLKSNRIEKMDFPLLTASIDYSHRFDENNRIDFNGWYTFVNKEMGTRRKEDYGGFLRLLDTVERFDLFNEFVYRRGRDNLPGGWDYNAGIRYHVNGDLTISLKGVNILNDARETSYHTLKIPANRSLPYDTGTLALPVVERQVYLSLEWFF; this is encoded by the coding sequence ATGAAAAAACTGCTCTTGCCGGGAATTGCCCTTCTGCTTGCCTGGCAGGGGGGAACGGAGTCACTCCGTGCCGACAACTCCATAGAGTCGCTGCTCTCAAGCTACCGAAAAGCCTCTGATCTTTCCCGGAAAACGAAAGATGAAAATGCGGGTTTTGTCGTCGTCTATACCCGTGACGATCTGGAGAGAATGCAGGTTTACCGTCTATCCGATCTCATCAAAACAATGCGCCTTATTCGCTATGACATAAACAGTTTCGGACTGACCGACCCCCTGGAGAACAACCCGATTTTCTACTCCAGTGACCAGATCAAGGTCTATGTGAACGAACATGAAATCACCAGTGGGATATCCGGAAGCGGACTCCTTTTCTACGGCAATATAGACATGGGAATGTTCGACCATGTGGAGATCTATTACGGTGCTCCTATACTCGATATTTCCACCGAGCCGGCTTCCGCCGTTATCAAACTCTATACCAAAAACCCGGAGCGTGAACTCGGGGGAAATCTGCAGGCAAGGATCGGCGCCAGAAAAACCCAGGAGCTCTCACTTTCGCACGCCATGGTTTTTGACCAATGGTCCTATTTCGCCTATGCCGAAGAGGCGGAGAACAACTTCAGGCATACGGAACACCTCGGCAGCTCTGTTTCACGAGACTATTCTCAGCAACATCTTTATTTTGATCTCCATCGTCAAAACCATCGGGTCGAACTTGAATACCTGGGGCAGAAACATGACCCTTTTACGGCGCAGAGCATGGAAATAACGCCGCAGAAAGGGAGTTTTACAATGCCTACCTACCGGCTCTCCTATTCCGGTGACTGGCTCGGGAAGGAGATGCACCTGGACCTCTCCTATGTCCATTCGAAAATCGACATGGATATGAGCTCTTTTTCTCCTTTCTGGGGTGAGTTGCTGGCTCCCTTCGTCTGTGACCCTTCTGCCCACGCTTCCCCTTCGGACTTTTCTCTCAATGCCGACAGCGATCTTTTTACGGCCAAAGGCTACTATCGCCACAGATGGGATGCGCATCTGTTTAAAGTGGGTCTGGTCTACCGATACAAACATGGGAAAATAGGCGAATACCGTTTCAATGATTCCGAAGCACCGGACAGTAAAGCGAGTTTCAACATCTATTCCATCTATCTGCAGGACCAGATCTCACTCGAAGAGAGTGCCATGCTTTCGGTTTCATTGAAGTTCAACTGGTATGACTACAGCCGGCATGACGAGGCCACGGCGGAGGATTACCGGAAGTGCCCCACGATGAAAAACGGAGATGTGGATGATTCACTGAAAACCTGGCAGGGAAGGGTAGGGTACAACAAAATTTTCGACAACCACTGGTACTTCAAGACATTTCTTACCCATACCGAATATCCCACACAACTGTATGAACTGACGATGCACAATGCGCAATTCGATTCGACCAAGAACGATTCACTGGCGGCGGAAATCAAATTCAGCCACAACGGCGACACGGCACGCGTAACAGGAAGATACACCTACGCCCGGGATGCGATGATAGTCATGAACCTGGAAGACCTTCTCAAATCCAACAGAATCGAAAAGATGGATTTTCCTCTTCTGACGGCATCCATCGACTACTCCCACCGATTCGACGAAAACAACCGTATCGACTTCAACGGGTGGTACACCTTTGTCAATAAAGAGATGGGAACGCGCAGGAAAGAGGATTACGGGGGGTTTTTGCGCCTGCTCGATACCGTAGAGCGTTTCGACCTTTTCAATGAATTCGTCTACCGCAGAGGCAGAGACAACCTGCCGGGAGGATGGGACTACAATGCGGGTATACGGTATCACGTGAACGGGGATCTCACGATCTCTCTGAAAGGGGTCAATATTCTCAACGATGCCAGGGAGACCTCCTACCATACATTGAAGATTCCGGCAAACAGATCACTGCCCTATGATACGGGTACGCTGGCTTTGCCCGTGGTTGAGAGGCAGGTCTATCTCTCACTGGAGTGGTTTTTTTGA
- a CDS encoding BamA/TamA family outer membrane protein — MVRFVTLFLLLLLPLRAALLPVRFIGNHHVPTSKLYEIMGIPEPLFFEFWKEKPRIDPDKVKALLPAIESYYKSVGFYHARADAEVKKGVVLITIKENAPIRVKDVSTISPLPIGKLIPFKTGDIFNAEAFVKSKKEIKRYYRDHHYCNVQLNAKSFVDIVKNEAYLVYDVTPNRPCRFGKISITTPPTVEKRIVHSLLLFKEGDPYSTEAIRRSYRELYSNEGIERVVIDDTSHDGNVVPVHVSVTTYEKPVHFSAGAGYSTDEGINLQAGIKHRNFLGNLKTVGLNAYYSQIKHYIQLEGEMPLPHHNRLSFRTGVKKEIFDGYDEYSVMAKINLKQIRPPHYFEEGILIEELDTRNSRDPETFPNGKLLIVSPTLGWKVDTRDNMLDPRRGYRIIVDGMGSVRSALSDATYYKISAEGAFHKELGRAIAAVRLRLGSIDVFDGRIPPSYRFYAGGMNSNRGWNYRQLGPKNRYGDPTGAFSIAEGSLELRMPIGETFRWVLFSDVTFMGYDPYPDFGKAYVAAGPGIRYMSPMGPIALDFGVDVEDPSQYAIHFHIGELF, encoded by the coding sequence TTGGTACGATTCGTTACCCTGTTTCTTCTGCTTCTGTTACCGCTGCGGGCTGCCCTCCTTCCGGTACGGTTCATCGGCAACCACCACGTGCCCACCTCCAAACTCTACGAGATCATGGGCATTCCCGAACCGCTTTTTTTCGAATTCTGGAAAGAGAAACCCAGAATCGACCCCGACAAAGTCAAAGCACTCCTTCCGGCCATCGAAAGCTACTACAAAAGTGTCGGTTTCTACCATGCCCGCGCCGATGCGGAGGTGAAGAAGGGAGTCGTTCTCATCACCATCAAAGAGAACGCCCCCATCAGGGTAAAAGATGTCTCGACAATCTCCCCGCTTCCCATCGGGAAGCTGATCCCCTTCAAAACGGGAGATATTTTCAACGCGGAAGCCTTCGTCAAAAGCAAAAAAGAGATCAAACGCTACTATCGGGACCACCACTACTGCAACGTCCAGCTCAATGCGAAATCCTTCGTCGACATCGTCAAAAACGAAGCCTACCTCGTCTACGATGTCACGCCCAACCGCCCCTGCCGTTTCGGGAAGATCAGCATCACCACGCCCCCGACGGTGGAAAAGAGGATCGTCCACTCCCTGCTCCTTTTCAAAGAGGGGGACCCCTACTCTACCGAAGCGATCCGCCGCTCCTACCGGGAACTCTACTCCAACGAGGGCATCGAACGGGTCGTCATCGACGACACGAGCCACGACGGCAATGTCGTGCCGGTCCATGTGAGCGTCACGACCTACGAAAAGCCGGTCCACTTCAGCGCGGGTGCGGGCTACAGCACCGACGAGGGGATCAACCTCCAGGCGGGCATCAAACACCGCAATTTCCTGGGAAACCTCAAAACCGTGGGCCTCAATGCCTACTACTCGCAGATCAAACATTACATCCAACTGGAGGGTGAGATGCCTCTGCCCCATCACAACCGGCTCTCCTTTCGTACCGGGGTGAAAAAGGAGATTTTCGACGGGTACGACGAATACTCCGTTATGGCGAAGATCAATCTCAAACAGATCCGACCGCCCCACTACTTCGAAGAGGGAATTCTCATCGAGGAGCTCGATACCCGCAACAGCCGTGACCCGGAAACATTTCCCAACGGGAAGCTTCTGATCGTCTCCCCGACGCTGGGATGGAAGGTGGATACCCGTGACAACATGCTCGACCCCAGGCGGGGGTACCGGATCATCGTCGACGGCATGGGCTCGGTAAGAAGCGCCCTCTCCGACGCCACCTACTACAAAATCTCCGCCGAAGGCGCCTTCCACAAAGAGCTCGGCCGGGCCATCGCGGCGGTGAGACTCAGACTCGGTTCCATCGACGTTTTCGACGGGCGGATTCCCCCATCCTACCGCTTCTACGCCGGGGGCATGAACTCCAACCGGGGATGGAACTACCGCCAGCTTGGGCCCAAGAACCGCTACGGCGACCCGACGGGGGCCTTCAGCATCGCCGAAGGGAGCCTGGAGCTGCGTATGCCCATCGGCGAGACCTTTCGATGGGTGCTCTTCAGTGACGTCACCTTCATGGGGTACGACCCCTACCCCGATTTCGGCAAAGCCTATGTAGCGGCGGGTCCCGGCATCCGGTACATGAGCCCCATGGGGCCCATCGCCCTGGATTTCGGGGTCGATGTCGAGGACCCCTCCCAGTACGCCATCCATTTTCATATCGGAGAGCTCTTCTGA
- the ppk2 gene encoding polyphosphate kinase 2 yields the protein MKKSLERLSSKEGLRLLGKGKNLSKALRTLTYEEELVKLQIELVKLQNWVYENKKRVLIIFEGRDAAGKGGAIKRFTEHLNPRRYRVVALPKPTEVEMGQFYFQRYIAQLPNPGEIVFFDRSWYNRAIVEPVFGFCSEEQYEKFMQEVPELEHAFIDDGITLIKFWFSISKKEQKKRFEERKTNPLKQWKISPIDMQAQEKWDDISYYKEEMFSRTHTSYSPWIIVKSNDKKSARLESIRYVLSTVPYEGKKEAEVSLHPDPDIVQRYHRKSKQVD from the coding sequence TTGAAGAAATCCCTCGAGAGACTTAGCAGTAAAGAGGGATTGCGGCTACTGGGCAAAGGGAAAAATCTTTCAAAAGCGCTGAGGACACTAACCTACGAAGAGGAGCTGGTGAAACTGCAGATCGAGTTGGTGAAGCTCCAGAACTGGGTCTATGAAAACAAGAAGCGGGTTCTCATCATCTTCGAGGGGCGCGATGCCGCCGGAAAAGGGGGTGCCATCAAGCGCTTCACCGAACATCTCAACCCCCGCCGCTACCGGGTCGTCGCCCTCCCCAAACCGACGGAAGTGGAGATGGGGCAGTTCTATTTCCAGCGCTACATTGCCCAGCTTCCCAATCCCGGGGAGATCGTCTTCTTCGACCGAAGCTGGTACAACCGGGCCATCGTGGAACCGGTCTTCGGCTTCTGTTCCGAGGAGCAGTACGAAAAGTTCATGCAGGAGGTGCCGGAGCTGGAACACGCCTTCATCGACGACGGGATCACCCTCATCAAATTCTGGTTCTCCATCTCCAAGAAAGAGCAGAAGAAGCGGTTCGAAGAGCGCAAGACCAACCCCCTGAAGCAGTGGAAGATCAGTCCCATCGATATGCAGGCTCAGGAGAAGTGGGACGACATCTCCTACTACAAAGAGGAGATGTTCAGCCGCACCCACACCTCCTACTCTCCCTGGATCATCGTTAAGAGCAACGACAAGAAGTCGGCACGCTTGGAGTCGATACGCTACGTTCTCTCCACCGTCCCCTACGAAGGCAAAAAAGAAGCGGAAGTCTCGCTCCACCCCGACCCTGACATCGTACAGCGGTACCACAGAAAGAGCAAGCAGGTGGATTGA